A single window of Microbacterium oryzae DNA harbors:
- a CDS encoding helix-turn-helix domain-containing protein: MPRVPSAAVAYVGERIADYRRRQTMTQDQLAERSEIDSSNIRSYESGRSMMNIHSLVRISAALGVEPGDLLDGLTPEMFAVSSTDGRRKAG; this comes from the coding sequence GTGCCTCGCGTCCCCTCTGCTGCCGTCGCGTACGTCGGCGAGCGCATCGCGGACTACCGTCGGCGGCAGACGATGACGCAGGATCAGCTCGCCGAACGCAGCGAGATCGACTCGTCGAACATCCGCAGCTACGAGAGCGGCCGGTCGATGATGAACATCCACTCGCTCGTCCGCATCTCGGCCGCTCTCGGGGTCGAGCCCGGCGACCTCCTCGACGGCCTCACACCGGAGATGTTCGCGGTCTCGAGCACCGACGGCCGCCGCAAGGCCGGCTAG
- a CDS encoding glycosyl hydrolase: MTPSSSPTSGLTRRQLLALSAAGIAGSLLVAQHPAAASAAARSVFAKPGSGAAAELAGFSTPEAATAPRFRWWWPNGEVELAEIAAEVKQAADNGFRGLEIANVHHSVDGALLDVENHGWGSPHWVAAVETALEAGEKHGVEIDMTLGPSWPAAIPGITPQDPSALVELAHGSVDLVAGQRFSGALPEPGVAPSAGVEGRTLVRVQAFRILSRPARNGIMLQHSSLVDLTDRVQGERLDWTAPAGAAGEEWTILAFWQRGTGQKPEAGPHTSPESYVVDHFSLSGADAIERYWESTTLTPRVRELLAKTGGTFFEDSLEVETHSTIWAREAATEFRTRIGYDLEPYLAGIVEVKEKYVYQFADVNAMRVRDDYNQVLSDLYSEYHLIPLRDWAHGFGLQYRVQAYGLEQDSLQQASIVDIPETESLGAKNLDDYRVLASGRDIGGRTILSCEAAAYLGKAYAVTWNEVLNTLGETFVGGVNQTVLHGFSYKIAPGAGWPGFAAFTPYGGGKSVGYSESWGPRMPVWNHLHSAADYLSRTQWVLRQGVPQYDIAFYRQKGWAQTGIGAPWATASGIPTGWTHGFLNEAGLFQERSELVDGVFAPEGGAYRAFVIDPDRFRGNEPTMSLRAAKRLRELAGAGFPIVFYGNWDKPESTGLRDAQTNAEVARIVAEIKALPTTRMAAGDADVPVALEALGVRPRVTYTTSHLKHMHRVDGDIDYYYLANVKHNFAKDKLVEIDQTVELMVTNPRHVPYLLDAWSGSVARLAAYEQNGDRATVRVRLVPGQSMVVAFGPEGWAGAPAPKTWIASTDVEGAEVGPKGELIVHSTKTGMVEVPLAGGRIRKVQIHELPKPVEIGRWDVVVSDWKPSGEGVETAKIEHRLSLDSLVPWSQIPEITDASGIGDYRAEFTLDHGWNPGKPGAMLSLGTVRDTFTVWINDQVVAERDFLDTKIDVSDYVQVGRNTIRVEVATPLNNRMRTVNPAVYGQMGKQEYGLMGPVTITPFGKGRVA; encoded by the coding sequence ATGACACCGTCGTCCTCGCCCACTTCGGGCCTCACCCGCCGGCAGCTGCTTGCCCTGTCGGCCGCCGGGATCGCCGGCTCGCTGCTCGTCGCGCAGCACCCCGCTGCGGCGTCGGCCGCCGCCCGCTCGGTGTTCGCGAAGCCGGGATCCGGCGCTGCGGCGGAGCTCGCCGGCTTCAGCACCCCGGAGGCCGCCACCGCTCCGCGCTTCCGCTGGTGGTGGCCCAACGGCGAGGTCGAGCTCGCCGAGATCGCGGCCGAGGTGAAGCAGGCCGCCGACAACGGCTTCCGCGGCCTCGAGATCGCCAACGTGCACCACAGCGTCGACGGCGCCCTCCTCGACGTGGAGAACCACGGCTGGGGAAGCCCCCACTGGGTCGCGGCCGTGGAGACGGCACTCGAGGCCGGTGAGAAGCATGGCGTCGAGATCGACATGACGCTCGGCCCCTCCTGGCCCGCGGCCATCCCCGGCATCACGCCGCAGGACCCGTCGGCGCTCGTCGAGCTCGCGCACGGCTCGGTCGACCTCGTCGCGGGCCAGCGTTTCTCCGGCGCGCTGCCCGAGCCCGGCGTCGCTCCCTCGGCGGGGGTCGAAGGGCGCACGCTCGTGCGCGTGCAGGCGTTCCGCATCCTCTCGCGCCCCGCGCGCAACGGCATCATGCTGCAGCACTCGTCGCTCGTCGACCTCACCGACCGGGTGCAGGGCGAGCGACTCGACTGGACCGCTCCCGCCGGCGCGGCGGGCGAGGAGTGGACGATCCTCGCGTTCTGGCAGCGCGGCACCGGCCAGAAGCCCGAGGCCGGACCCCACACGAGCCCCGAGTCGTATGTCGTGGATCACTTCAGCCTCTCGGGAGCCGACGCCATCGAGCGGTACTGGGAGTCGACCACCCTCACCCCGCGCGTGCGGGAGCTGCTGGCGAAGACCGGCGGCACCTTCTTCGAGGACTCCCTCGAGGTCGAGACGCACTCGACGATCTGGGCGCGCGAGGCGGCCACGGAGTTCCGCACGCGCATCGGCTACGACCTCGAGCCCTACCTCGCCGGCATCGTCGAGGTGAAGGAGAAGTACGTCTACCAGTTCGCCGACGTCAACGCGATGCGCGTGCGCGACGACTACAACCAGGTGCTGAGCGACCTGTACTCGGAGTATCACCTCATCCCGCTCCGGGACTGGGCGCACGGATTCGGCCTGCAGTACCGGGTGCAGGCGTACGGGCTCGAGCAGGACTCGCTGCAGCAGGCGAGCATCGTCGACATCCCCGAGACCGAGTCGCTCGGCGCGAAGAACCTCGACGACTACCGCGTGCTGGCGAGCGGTCGAGACATCGGCGGCCGCACGATCCTCTCGTGCGAGGCTGCGGCGTACCTCGGCAAGGCGTACGCGGTGACGTGGAACGAGGTGCTGAACACGCTCGGCGAGACGTTCGTCGGCGGCGTGAACCAGACCGTGCTGCACGGGTTCTCGTACAAGATCGCGCCGGGGGCGGGATGGCCGGGCTTCGCCGCGTTCACGCCGTACGGCGGCGGCAAGTCGGTCGGCTACTCCGAGTCGTGGGGCCCGCGGATGCCCGTCTGGAACCACCTGCACTCGGCGGCGGACTACCTCTCCCGCACGCAGTGGGTGCTCCGTCAGGGCGTGCCGCAGTACGACATCGCGTTCTACCGCCAGAAGGGCTGGGCGCAGACCGGCATCGGCGCTCCCTGGGCGACGGCGTCGGGCATCCCCACCGGATGGACGCACGGCTTCCTCAATGAAGCGGGGCTCTTCCAGGAGCGCTCGGAGCTCGTCGACGGCGTCTTCGCGCCCGAGGGCGGCGCCTACCGCGCGTTCGTGATCGATCCCGATCGCTTCCGCGGCAACGAGCCGACCATGTCGCTGCGTGCGGCCAAGCGCCTGCGCGAGCTGGCGGGCGCCGGGTTCCCGATCGTCTTCTACGGCAACTGGGACAAGCCGGAGTCGACGGGTCTGCGCGATGCGCAGACGAACGCCGAGGTCGCGCGCATCGTCGCGGAGATCAAGGCGCTGCCGACGACGCGGATGGCCGCGGGCGACGCCGACGTGCCGGTCGCGCTGGAGGCGCTCGGCGTGCGCCCGCGCGTGACGTATACGACCTCGCATCTCAAGCACATGCACCGGGTCGACGGCGACATCGACTACTACTACCTCGCGAACGTGAAGCACAACTTCGCGAAGGACAAGCTCGTCGAGATCGACCAGACGGTCGAGCTCATGGTGACGAACCCGCGGCACGTGCCGTACCTGCTCGACGCGTGGTCGGGCTCCGTCGCGCGCCTCGCCGCATACGAGCAGAACGGCGACCGCGCCACCGTGCGCGTGCGCCTGGTCCCCGGTCAGTCGATGGTCGTGGCGTTCGGCCCGGAGGGATGGGCAGGCGCGCCCGCGCCCAAGACGTGGATCGCCAGCACCGACGTCGAGGGCGCGGAGGTCGGACCGAAGGGCGAGCTGATCGTCCACAGCACGAAGACCGGCATGGTCGAGGTGCCGCTCGCCGGCGGTCGCATCCGCAAGGTGCAGATCCACGAGCTCCCGAAGCCCGTGGAGATCGGCCGGTGGGACGTCGTCGTGAGCGACTGGAAGCCGTCCGGCGAAGGCGTCGAGACGGCGAAGATCGAGCACCGTCTCTCGCTCGACTCGCTCGTGCCGTGGTCGCAGATCCCCGAGATCACCGACGCGTCGGGCATCGGCGACTACCGCGCGGAGTTCACGCTCGACCACGGATGGAACCCCGGCAAGCCCGGCGCGATGCTGTCGCTCGGAACCGTGCGCGACACCTTCACGGTGTGGATCAACGACCAGGTGGTCGCGGAGCGCGACTTCCTCGACACGAAGATCGACGTCAGCGACTACGTGCAGGTGGGGCGCAACACCATCCGCGTCGAGGTGGCGACCCCGCTCAACAACCGCATGCGCACGGTGAATCCGGCCGTGTACGGGCAGATGGGCAAGCAGGAGTACGGGCTCATGGGCCCCGTCACGATCACCCCGTTCGGCAAGGGGCGCGTCGCGTAG